A region from the Cannabis sativa cultivar Pink pepper isolate KNU-18-1 chromosome 9, ASM2916894v1, whole genome shotgun sequence genome encodes:
- the LOC115722078 gene encoding protein NETWORKED 1A, producing MGTLLHSESRRLYSWWWDSHISPKNSKWLQENLTDMDAKVKSMIKLIEEDADSFARRAEMYYKKRPELMKLVEEFYRAYRALAERYDHATVELRHAHRTMQEAFPNQLPYALGDESQSNSSAGPEVEPHTPEMPHPIRALLDPDDLHKDALGLSSTNLFTLKSNGGNLEDSDLGINKRGLKQLHEMFNSGGAATESPKVGDKKTKKGQMLSVAEESGQNFDCVSQISNGNQKLKNQVLFESERASKAETEVQSLKKTLAKVQAEKDTLLFQYQQNVEKLSNMDRELKHAQQDAGLLDERATKAEIEINILKESLSELETERDAGLLQFNQCLEKISSLEDLLSQAQEEGKGQSERAQRAEAECQNLNQELCRLEAEKEAGLVQYKYCLEKISILESKLSLAEENARLLNEQIERAEAEVEALKKAVAGLNEEKEAAALQYKQCMEIIAMMEAEISQAQANVERLNNEILMGAARLKSAEEQCVQLETSNQTLQSEADDLLQKISRKDQQLTEKNDELNKFQTLMQEEHSKFLQVEATLQALQKLHSESQEDQRALALDLKNGLQMLNDLEVRKRSMEDEMERVKEENRNLSDLNLSSNLSQQNLQEEIFSLKEMKQKLEQEVARKEDQSDSLQQEIGHLNGELKSLTSRYQVILKQVDSVGLNPETLERSVKDLQEENLKLNEICKRDRDEKEALYEKMRDMGKLSTENAHLQGSLSGLNLELEDLRDKVMKLQESSNFLQGEKSTLVAEKAALLSQLQIVTENMQRLSEKNTLLENSLSGAKLELEELRLKSKSLEEMCQMLNNEKSNLLNERSTLVSQLENVEKRLGKLEKRFSKLEEKYTDLEKDKESTVHQVEELRSSLLVEKQEHSSYMQSTEARLAGLQYDVHILQEESRLGKKEFEEELDRAVNAQIEIFILQKFIEDLEEKNFCLLLECQKHVEASKFSDKLISELESENLEQQVEAEFLVSEIEKLKLGIKLVLKALQIEPDHGNDKKFDQEHVSVRCILDNIRNLKSSISRSEDEEQRLLVENSVVSTFLQQFRDSVVELESEKQTLEQVIGAIRGQSNKLQNDKQELLDMNAKLRLEVSKKEHQEEVLKVELGTLHVKMENLEGAYFSLREQNSKVLEENRSLLKKLLDLKEEKDFLAEESDVILHEAISLNILSLVLESFTVEKATELKELSENLNSLCKVNNDIREESRMLRQKLENKEAENAHLSESVEMLGKEFHEGRDLNDQLSLQLLTEKDFLEQKTAELSETEQNLKVTEDLNVKLSKTVEELKMECEELKFNRDILAEKILEVTEDSCNQKKEIENLRGVNETLEVKMGMLCKEIEECRIKEENLSSELQEKSNDFELWEAEAASFYFDLQISAVREVLLENKVHELIEVCDNLENESSAKSLEIDQIKNKVNFLESQVGCLEAKLTAYVPAIASLRENVTSLEHSAQLKTKLLAVGNHAQKGVKTNHLCEESCEEIKEDKTVEIPDGLLDLQEMQDSIKAVERATVEEMEKLSTEAVEKAMEEEVERLAVQDSLNNHIRAAAESEEAEELRLSGVTMKEEDNTNEKTKRNNVSFGNNAKKSKAENGILMKDIQLDQVSDSSLYGRSRRKNGETDEQMLELWETTEKDCSQDKPIALNLASEPSQAVTRRRSYREQKFRNSTSKAQVEKELGIDKMELSFDRLQNQENNRGKILERLVSDSQKLTNLQRSVQDLKKKMEINKRSNKVNYAEFEMVQRQLLEVEEAVVQLGDVNDQLTRDVEEESPSSFDGKNSVESEEVGHVQRKRVTEQARKGAEKIGQLQFEVQNIQYILLKLEDEHKTKGKTNRFAESKTGVLLRDFIYSSKKTRQRRKKGCFCGCSRPSTRED from the exons ATGGGAACCTTATTACACTCAGAGTCCAGACGCTTATATTCTTGGTGGTGGGACAGCCACATTAGCCCCAAGAATTCTAAATGGCttcaagaaaaccttacag ACATGGATGCCAAAGTCAAATCAATGATCAAGCTCATTGAAGAAGATGCAGATTCCTTTGCAAGGAGGGCAGAAATGTATTATAAGAAACGTCCAGAGCTTATGAAGCTGGTTGAAGAGTTTTATCGAGCTTATCGTGCATTAGCAGAGAGGTATGACCATGCAACTGTGGAGCTGCGCCATGCCCATCGAACCATGCAAGAAGCATTTCCCAACCAACTACCTTATGCTCTTGGTGATGAATCACAGTCAAACTCTTCCGCAGGTCCTGAGGTTGAACCCCATACACCAGAAATGCCACATCCAATTCGTGCTTTACTTGATCCAGATGACTTGCATAAAGATGCATTGGGACTCTCTTCAACCAACTTGTTTACATTGAAAAGCAATGGTGGAAATTTGGAAGATTCGGACTTGGGGATAAACAAAAGGGGTCTGAAACAGCTGCACGAGATGTTTAATTCAGGAGGAGCAGCAACAGAAAGCCCAAAGGTTGGAGACAAAAAGACGAAAAAGGGTCAAATGTTATCTGTAGCTGAAGAGAGTGGACAAAATTTTGATTGTGTTTCGCAGATATCAAATGGGAACCAGAAGCTGAAAAACCAGGTCCTATTTGAGTCTGAACGTGCATCAAAAGCTGAAACGGAGGTTCAAAGTTTAAAGAAAACATTGGCAAAGGTGCAAGCTGAAAAGGATACTCTCCTTTTTCAATATCAGCAAAATGTAGAGAAGTTATCTAATATGGATAGAGAACTTAAGCATGCACAACAAGATGCTGGCCTGCTAGATGAACGAGCAACCAAAGCtgaaattgaaataaatatattgaaggAATCCCTTTCAGAACTGGAAACTGAGAGAGATGCTGGTCTTCTTCAATTCAATCAGTGTTTAGAGAAGATATCTAGCCTGGAGGATCTGTTATCTCAAGCCCAAGAGGAAGGAAAGGGACAAAGTGAGCGAGCTCAAAGGGCAGAAGCTGAATGTCAGAATCTCAATCAAGAACTTTGTAGATTAGAGGCTGAGAAAGAAGCTGGGCTTGTTCAGTACAAATATTGTCTTGAGAAAATATCTATTTTGGAATCTAAACTGTCACTTGCTGAAGAAAATGCCAGATTACTTAATGAGCAAATTGAAAGAGCAGAAGCTGAAGTTGAAGCACTAAAGAAAGCTGTCGCTGGGCTGAATGAAGAGAAAGAAGCTGCAGCACTTCAGTACAAGCAGTGCATGGAGATAATTGCTATGATGGAAGCTGAAATTTCTCAAGCTCAAGCTAATGTAGAACGTCTGAATAATGAAATTCTGATGGGGGCTGCTAGACTAAAAAGTGCTGAAGAACAGTGTGTTCAGTTGGAGACATCGAATCAAACTCTGCAGTCAGAAGCAGATGATTTGTTGCAGAAAATATCTAGGAAAGATCAACAACTTacagaaaaaaatgatgaattgAATAAATTTCAGACCCTTATGCAAGAGGAACACTCAAAGTTTCTGCAAGTTGAAGCAACCCTCCAAGCTCTGCAGAAGTTGCATTCTGAATCTCAAGAGGACCAGAGAGCCTTGGCGTTGGATCTTAAGAATGGGCTCCAAATGTTGAATGATCTGGAGGTACGGAAACGTAGCATGGAAGACGAAATGGAACGAGTTAAAGAAGAAAACAGGAATCTCTCTGATCTCAACCTTTCAAGCAACTTATCACAGCAGAATCTACAAGAAGAAATATTTAGCTTGAAGGAGATGAAACAGAAACTTGAACAGGAGGTTGCACGAAAGGAGGACCAAAGTGACTCTCTCCAGCAGGAAATTGGGCATTTAAATGGGGAACTAAAGAGCTTGACAAGTAGATACCAAGTAATATTGAAGCAAGTGGATTCAGTTGGTTTAAATCCTGAAACCCTTGAGAGATCTGTGAAGGACTTGCAAGAAGAGAACTTGAAGCTGAATGAGATCTGCAAAAGAGACAGAGACGAGAAAGAAGCCCTTTATGAGAAGATGAGGGATATGGGTAAACTTTCAACAGAGAATGCTCATCTGCAAGGCTCCCTGTCTGGATTGAATCTTGAGTTGGAGGATTTAAGAGACAAGGTCATGAAATTGCAAGAATCCTCCAACTTTCTCCAGGGAGAAAAATCAACTCTGGTTGCTGAAAAAGCTGCTCTTCTGTCACAATTACAGATTGTCACTGAGAATATGCAGAGGCTCTCAGAGAAGAACACCTTGCTGGAGAATTCCCTCTCTGGTGCAAAACTGGAACTTGAAGAGTTAAGACTAAAATCGAAGAGCTTGGAAGAAATGTGCCAGATGCTCAACAATGAGAAGTCCAATCTTCTGAACGAAAGAAGCACCCTGGTGTCTCAATTGGAAAATGTTGAAAAGAGACTGGGAAAGCTGGAGAAGAGGTTTTCAAAATTAGAAGAGAAATATACTGACCTGGAGAAGGATAAAGAATCCACAGTGCATCAGGTGGAAGAACTCCGCAGTTCCCTTCTTGTAGAAAAGCAAGAACATTCAAGTTATATGCAGTCAACTGAGGCTCGATTGGCGGGTTTGCAGTATGATGTGCATATCTTACAGGAAGAAAGCAGATTGGGAAAGAAAGAATTTGAAGAAGAACTAGACAGAGCTGTAAATGCCCAGATCGAGATCTTCATCCTGCAGAAGTTTATTGAAGATTTGGAGGAAAAGAATTTTTGTCTGCTCCTTGAATGTCAGAAACATGTTGAGGCATCCAAGTTTTCTGATAAACTCATCTCAGAACTGGAGAGTGAAAACCTTGAGCAGCAGGTGGAAGCAGAGTTCCTGGTAAGTGAAATTGAAAAGTTGAAATTGGGGATTAAACTGGTGCTTAAGGCTCTCCAGATTGAGCCAGATCATGGAAATGACAAGAAATTTGATCAAGAGCACGTATCAGTGCGGTGTATTCTGGATAATATTCGCAACTTAAAAAGTTCTATTTCAAGAAGCGAGGACGAGGAGCAACGATTGTTGGTTGAAAACTCTGTGGTTTCAACATTTCTGCAGCAATTCAGAGACTCTGTTGTGGAGCTTGAATCGGAAAAACAGACCCTTGAGCAGGTGATTGGAGCTATAAGAGGTCAAAGTAACAAGTTGCAAAATGATAAGCAAGAGCTTCTAGATATGAATGCGAAGCTGAGGCTTGAAGTGAGCAAGAAAGAGCACCAGGAGGAAGTATTAAAGGTTGAATTAGGAACTCTGCATGTGAAGATGGAAAATCTTGAGGGAGCTTACTTCAGTTTACGGGAACAAAATTCCAAGGTTCTAGAAGAGAATAGATCTTTGCTTAAGAAACTTTTGGACCTTAAGGAGGAAAAGGACTTCCTTGCAGAGGAAAGTGATGTTATTCTTCACGAAGCAATATCTCTGAACATTCTCTCATTGGTTTTGGAGAGCTTTACAGTTGAAAAAGCCACAGAACTAAAAGAGCTTTCTGAGAATCTGAACTCACTCTGTAAGGTTAACAATGATATCAGGGAGGAAAGTAGAATGCTGAGGCAGAAATTGGAGAATAAAGAAGCAGAAAATGCACATTTAAGCGAGTCGGTTGAAATGCTGGGCAAGGAGTTTCATGAAGGAAGAGACTTGAATGATCAACTAAGCCTTCAACTTTTGACTGAAAAGGATTTCCTAGAACAGAAGACAGCAGAGCTCTCAGAAACAGAACAGAATCTAAAGGTTACTGAGGACCTGAATGTGAAATTATCCAAGACTGTTGAGGAACTGAAGATGGAATGTGAAGAGTTAAAATTCAACAGAGATATTCTTGCAGAAAAGATTCTTGAAGTAACTGAAGACAGTTGTAATCAGAAAAAGGAAATCGAGAACCTTCGTGGAGTGAATGAAACTTTAGAAGTTAAGATGGGAATGTTATGTAAAGAAATTGAAGAATGCAGGATCAAAGAAGAAAATTTAAGTTCAGAGTTGCAAGAGAAAAGCAATGATTTTGAACTTTGGGAAGCAGAGGCTGCATCCTTTTATTTTGATCTCCAGATTTCTGCTGTTCGTGAAGTTTTGCTTGAAAATAAGGTACATGAGCTTATTGAAGTTTGTGACAATCTTGAAAATGAAAGTTCTGCCAAAAGCTTGGAGATTGATCAAATTAAAAACAAAGTAAACTTCCTGGAAAGCCAAGTTGGATGTCTGGAGGCCAAGTTGACTGCATATGTTCCAGCCATAGCTTCTTTGAGGGAGAATGTAACATCTCTTGAGCACAGTGCTCAGCTCAAAACGAAGCTTCTAGCCGTAGGCAATCATGCACAAAAG GGTGTGAAAACAAATCATCTTTGTGAAGAGAGCTGTGAAGAGATCAAAGAAGACAAGACTGTTGAGATCCCGGATGGGCTTCTGGATCTGCAAGAAATGCAGGATTCTATTAAAGCAGTTGAGAGGGCAACGGTAGAAGAAATGGAAAAGCTTTCAACTGAAGCAGTTGAAAAGGCCATGGAAGAGGAAGTGGAAAGACTTGCCGTGCAGGACTCCCTGAACAACCACATCAGGGCAGCAGCGGAAAGTGAAGAAGCTGAGGAGCTAAGATTGAGTGGCGTAACGATGAAAGAGGAAGACAATACAAATGAAAAGACAAAGAGAAATAATGTGTCGTTTGGTAACAATGCCAAGAAATCTAAAGCCGAAAATGGGATATTGATGAAAGACATTCAGCTTGATCAAGTGTCAGATTCTTCATTGTACGGAAGAAGTAGGAGAAAGAATGGTGAGACTGATGAACAGATGCTTGAATTATGGGAAACTACAGAAAAAGACTGCAGCCAGGACAAACCTATTGCTCTAAACCTTGCATCTGAACCAAGTCAGGCTGTCACCAGACGCCGTTCATATAGAGAGCAAAAATTCAGAAATTCTACTTCCAAGGCACAGGTTGAGAAGGAGCTTGGCATTGACAAAATGGAGTTATCTTTTGACAGATTGCAAAACCAAGAAAATAACAGgggaaagatcttggagagacTTGTGTCTGATTCTCAGAAGTTAACAAATCTACAAAGAAGTGTCCAAGATTTGAAAAAGAAGATGGAGATAAACAAGAGAAGCAACAAAGTCAACTATGCAGAATTCGAAATGGTCCAAAGACAGTTACTGGAAGTTGAGGAGGCTGTTGTGCAGCTAGGTGATGTCAATGATCAACTGACAAGAGACGTGGAAGAAGAGAGTCCCTCATCTTTTGATGGGAAGAATTCAGTGGAGTCAGAAGAGGTTGGACATGTCCAGCGGAAGAGAGTAACTGAACAAGCACGAAAAGGAGCAGAAAAGATTGGACAGCTGCAGTTCGAGGTGCAAAACATCCAGTACATTTTGCTGAAACTAGAGGATGAACACAAGACCAAAGGGAAGACCAATAGATTTGCTGAAAGTAAAACTGGGGTTCTCCTAAGGGACTTCATTTACAGTAGTAAGAAAACTCGTCAACGGCGGAAGAAGGGTTGTTTTTGTGGCTGCTCAAGACCTTCAACTCGCGAAGACTGA